In Falco peregrinus isolate bFalPer1 chromosome 9, bFalPer1.pri, whole genome shotgun sequence, the genomic stretch CCTTACTAGTATTACGATACCAAGACAAAcaactcaaaaaaaaccccctaacTCTTGATAATTAAATTTATACTATGACCAGTGATTTCTTAAAAAGTGCCTTTTTGAGAAGTATTTGGCACCACCACACGGCGAGACAGGAAACTATGGCTTTAAATGGGAAGCGATTTACTGAtcatttgaaaataacatttcccaCAGATGCGTAACTAGAAAAAGAACGTGAAGAAAAAGTTCCAGGACCCCGCAGTTTCTCTGACACAAAAAGCTGTTTGGCAGCTGATTACTACGCAAGCCTATGAAAACagtgagaaacaaaactgcaatTTAGATTTAAAGCTATGTAACTTTCTGCTTTCTCGACCTATGTACGCAttcagcccagagctgctgtagCTAAAGCAACACGGACCGCTACTACAACCGATAATGTCACAGGGCAGGCTTATTTCCTCACTATTCTGCACATTTAtcaaattttagaaaaatatttcttcacatCAGAATATATATGCCAGGAGAAAACGGTAAGGCGCAGGTAACCTCCGCTTCCTGAAGCGCCACTAACAGCTGACTGACTTTAGCACTTACCAGTTTCCTTTCCGAAATGACTCTTTTTTGCCTCAGCCGCCTGTTTTTTGAACACCTCACGCAGGTTGTGGAGAAAGTCGGCTGCCGGCCCCTCACCGGCACcgggctgaggaggaggaggagggccgGCCTCCACGGGAGCCGGCcacccggcccggcccagcacGGCGGCAGCATGGCGCTGGCAGCCGCCGGGGCAGCACGGCCTAGTACGGTGCTAGCAGCTGACAGGACAGCCAGACCCAGCACGGCTCCACACAGCGCTGGCAACCACCGGGACAGCACGGCCCAGCACGGCTCCGCAAGACGCTGGCAGCCGCCGGGACAGCCCGGCCTGAGCCGCAGCGCAgccgcgccccgctccgccgctgGGAGCCGCCCAGCCCCCGGCCGCGCCCCACCCCCGCGCATGCGCAGCGCTGAGGAGAAAGGGCGGGAAGGCGCGTCCCGCCGCCTCCTGCGCGCTCGGTGTTGCCGCCCCCTCACGCAGCGGCCGCCACTCCTGGGAGAGCGTCGAGGCTGGGCCGTGGGCACGCACAGAGGCCCATATTGTGGCCCACCGTAGAATATCGCGGACACAGCTCGCTGCCGTGTGGGTTAAATTAGGCGGTGGAAGAGCAGTCCTGTGCGTCCCGGGGCAGAGCGGTGCGGAACGGTCGGGCGCTGAGGGTCCTGCCCGGCTCAGGGTGGTGCCGAGGGTCCTGGCCGCTTCGGTCTTAACGGGGCTGGAAGCCGCTGTCCCCGCAGTGAGCCTGGAgcgggctgcagcagctgaaataatgggtgtgtgtgtgtgtgtgtgagtgtatgtgtttagggttaggcctggGGTGCCTTGGCcctgtgaggagctgccagaCAGTGTGTCCCCTGCCCTGCTACCCCTGAGGTGAGGCGCTCCCTGCGTCCACTTGCTCTGCTCACACAGGGCCTTTGATCATCACATACCAAATAATCTGAAAGCTGGGAAGAGCTTTTGTCATCTATAATTATCTATGAATTGTATCAGAGAAGTAGGGGAGAAAGTACAACTCAAAGAATCTCCCTTTGTTGTTTCCATTCAAAAGTCTGTGTTCTAAGAAAAGTACCAccaatttcattttcaaataatatttaacCTAAACAATTTTTCAAGCATTCTgtattacaaaacagaaaatgatacAATTAATGGAAGAATTCAAAATGCTGGCATCACTTTGTTTCCACATTAATACATAAAAATGGACAACacattaaataaacattttgttatTAACAATTAGAAATATTAACACCCAAAATCATGTATAAATTAGGAAATAAATGTACAAACTATTTCCAAAGTGCTCTTTCAAATACATTATATACACAACATTCAAGAAGTTCTTAATGTAAGACATTTCAGATTGATGTAATgttgctgtttcattttaagtgtTGCTCATTCTCTCAAAAGTATTTCAGCACTTTCAAAAACCACATAAAAGGCATATTTTCACGCTGGCAAAGAGCAATATTGCATTCTAATGGCTACCTGTAATTTTTATATACTGTAAAGAAAACgatctttcttcctttctgttccttGTTACTTCAGACTATGAAAACACCAGCAGGAAAGATGAGAGAAATGAGGACCGACTAAAAAAAGTCTTCTATTTTATcagtaatttaaattattaatgtaTCAAGGGCAATGCTTGACAATATTTAATAGTAAACTCTTTAGTTGTCCAGTTAAAGactttacagggaaaaaaaaggaattgagacatcttttgttttccctgtggtCTTcgtttttcaaaatatgaagttCTAGAACTCAAAATCCCATTAATATATCAGttcagacaaagaaaaggagaaagtcCTACAGAGGTATATTTACTTCATATTGTAAAGTTTGAGTTAACCTCGTATTAAAAATGCTTATGGAGTATAGTCATATTTGTCCTAGCCTTTTGCCTCAGAGAAATCTGGACATGGTACTTCATTCAACACTTATATAAGCACTTTATAAGTGCTTTTTTCCAACACTTTATAAGAACATACAAAACTGAAGTGACTTACATTGTTCATACTGGCTTTTACATACCActagtttttatttctaaattctCCCTCTATAGGTATTCTCTCACTGGTTGACCCCATTAATAATTCCCCTCTCTATATGCATAATATTGTTTCACAATTAAAGCTGAATTTGGATGGATTTTTTACTTCTGGACTATTTGTCAAGCTACAAGAGATAAATAAAAGTGACAATGAACTGTAAGACCAAGAGACCAAAAAATTTGACAATATTTATGGTTATAATGCTTGCTGGAAAATCTGAGTAAGGGCAAGGGAGgaatcagaaataaagaaggATGCCAGCCACCTGCTTGCAAAATTTGGCATGAAAATTTTATGCGAGTTAAAAATCTGGAGTAGCGTATTTAAGACTGGAGTTTTTGCCAGATGTTTTTCTCAGCTAAGCACAATATGAAGCAATATTGACGTGTATTAGGCTGACACTGCAGATCTCACAGCTCCCTTCTGTTTTTTACTTCCACAACAGAAATACCTTCGTTTACATGGATATATAAAAGGTGCCTCTAGTAATTACTATTTTCTTGAATATAGGTTCTGATCCTCCTGTACCTCTTACAACAGAAATGTGGACTTACTCAGATTACTGCATTTTAAGACTTGGGTAGGTATTGGGTAGGTAGGCATTACAGAAGTTGCAGTTAATTATCATACAGCATAGAACTGTCTTCACGTAAGGAATGTATCCATCTCGTTATACTTAAGAAGTAAAGAGGCGTGGATTTCAGAGGCTGGCAGGTAATCTCCAATgcattcagttaaaaaaagatcAACTACCACGGGATACTTCCCTGGACTGAGACATGACTGAATGGCTTTGTATTGAGCCAGACTGCAGAATGACCTGGCTGTTTTCCGGAAAGGGGTACAACTGTGATCAAATGATCCTAAAGCTATTTAGAAACATCAAGAATGGGGCAAGGGCCGGGGGGCTAAATGAAAAACTTCTGCATTGTATCAACATACAGTACTATACACAGCACCAAATATCAAACCATTAAAGCATTGTCTTGTTACCAGTAGTGCACTGCTTCATATCCAGCATGAAATGAACACTGTTCACATACAGACGCTGCTTTGTGCTAAGGGGTAACCAACATATTACAATTAATCAAAACTGCCTGTACATCCAGTTCAAAAGATGGAGATATTATTGAAATTAATCTGACACAGGATCGTATTCTTTTATTGCTGATAATTTCCATATTGTCcctataaaaaaagagaaataaaaatgttggaGAATAACATAGCAGAGGTTTACAAACAGTGAGTTAGACAATTTTTTTTGGTCTATCAATTTTGAAAGACCCACTGAAGTATCACCAATATGCCTGCACCAAATTATCAGATAGATTTATATGCAGAGTGCTTTTTCATAGCAGAGATTTAGACAATTTACCTGCTCATAGCCATAAGGCCTCTGTTGCTGAGCGGAGGGGCCTGTCTGAGAAGCTCTGTAACTTCCATattgctgcccctgcccctgttGGTAGCTGGAATACTGTGAAGAGGCTCCTTGTGCAGGACCTGAGAAGACAGTGAAATCTGCTACTAAGGCTTGATTTACTAGGAGGagttcttagggttaaggtaacATAAAACATGATGGTAGCCAAGTAAGCTCTGTGGGTATGAACTGTGAGTAAATTTTGCCTAGACCTCCCGTCTAGCTTTACAGCAGAAAGTGTTAATACTAATAACGATCTAGCTGCAGCAATGTAAACTTCAGGTTTTAAACTTTGCTCAGAAATTGTGATATACTTTTATCTGACACCTGTATTGGCACAGCTCAATTATTACCTATATGCAAGCTACCTGGCCTTTATTTTAGTAATAATTGTACGTTTAACTTCCTATTTAATCTGGCTGTGCCACCGTAAGCACTGCTGACCAGGCAGAACCTAAGAAATCTCTTGCATGTATATATAGATAATTTAAAAGCACGTGTAAATCAGACACACAGCTGCACAGGGATCCTGATTTCCCTTTATTTGGGACTGTATATTGTGTGTATAGACTGCTATGTGCATTTTTTGGCATTATCAGTGGATTTTTATGAAGGAGTACGTTCAAAAAGAAGAGGCCAGATTTTAACATCGTGAACTGAATTTTGGGTTTAATTTCACAGAATATGTCTGGTTTTAGTGGCCTAGGCTATCTACTAGTACTGCAGAGTCAGGtgttaataatttaattaaaattttaggCATGTAGATTCTATTTCATGAGATTTCACATTTCTAAAATGGGTTTGCTGTTGATATCAACATCAATTTATTGACTTTGGTTAGCATTGCCAGTTCAAGGTCAAGTACCCTCACATCTGGGAGATCCACCAGAAATCCCTTGCCTTGAAGCTAGGATTCTAACCTCTCCAGACCCTGTTTTTGTACTAAATAACCTGAAATAGTTTCTTTCAAAGCCTGAGAAGACATACAAGATGCCTCCAGTCGGTCAGAAAACTGGAAGACAGCCATCAGACTTGGATGCTTTTGGTAACAGTGGGGCACTCTGCCACTGGTGACCTGAAGGGTTCAAAAGCCTTGTGCCACTGTTAGCTGCATGTTCAAAGCACTTCCACTTTTCTCCTTTCACCTCACTCCCTCACCAAGGAATAAACCCCCTGTGATGTTGCAGGAAATCTAAGGGAGTAGTGATTCTCTGGACTGTTGATGTTACTTTATCATGTCACTTGCAGAACTATTAGAAGTGTACGAGGCCTGAGAATCCAGGCGGTGACCTCCTGCTGACACTTCCCAAGAAGTCAACATGAggcaaatgtgtattttctaagtttctttcaaaagagaGAGGGTTTCAGGATGCTCACATAACGGTATCGAATGCAGTGCTATACTAATGTATGTTACTGCCCAGAATCCCTTTACATGCTGTGCTCTTTGGCTAGTTTTGGTATGTGGATGTCCAAAGTTAATCAAGGAAATAGTTCACAGCACATTTTCACTTAGGAATGGAGGCACCAGGATGAAGTACTGCAAACGCTTGAGCAGTCAGTGACAGTTTTCATACCATATCCTTGCTGTTGTCCTGGGTAACTTTGTTGATTTGGGTATTGCTGCTGGGAATATGTTTGCTGTTGCGCAGCTCCCTGTTGGTATCCTGCTTGTTGCTGGCTGTACTGAGAATTTCCTAAAGAGGGAAAAAGTTAAACAGTATGATTATAGATAAGGCAGGTATTTCACTGGACATGCAAAtcataaggaaaacaaaggtatAAGGACCCTTGGTCTGCAATTCATAGACAAGTActcttttcagaaacagatgaTTGTATTTTGCCCATCAGGATGTTTACTTCAgcaattttttgttcttttgaacAGGAGAGAGTTGTTTATTTATACAGATCACTAAACAACACAAGCACCCTGTTcccagaaagatttttttttaccccagaagtgtttcagaagcaaaacacaaGAGTCACAAAGATAAAGGTGCCAGGGTAAATAGCTGGTTTCTCAAGAAGCTCTCCCACTGTATTTATCTTCTAGATAATTATGTTGGTTCATATATCCCAGAAAGACCACTTATCTAGTTGTTACTGGTATTTTTTGAAACACCTATGATGGAAATTCCATTTGCAGTATCCTGAAACAACAAAACGAACAGAAACTATAAAGATGACATTGCTTTTCCTAAATGCCACCTCACTGTACCATAATTGttaatattttgcagttaatttaGAGTTCAGATACCCTAAGCGTATCACTGAATTTACTGATGTACTACTGTTGGGAGGTTTCTAGTGGTAGAATTGTAAACTCACAGTATTGATGATTTTCAATGATTAGTTTCATTTAACCCATTGTTTTTCACACTTTGTAAGGTGAATTAAGTAAATCAAGAAAAAGCTGGTCCTGGAATTAATTGGTAGGCTGTCTTATTTTAGAGAAATTTCCATTTACGGCTGCCAATTTTTTCTGGCTCTGAACCCCATTTCTAACTGCAGCACATTAGTTTACCTTTGTCAGCATAATCTTTACTACAGCATTATATAAAACGTTTGTGAAACAGTTTTGTAAGAGTGGAGGATACTGATATCCTGGAAGTCTTTTCTCTTACTACAAAAAAAGTTCAATATCCATAGCTATAATTCCACCTGGCTCAGCTACAACTGAGGATCATTCTTCTAATGAAAATGAGGCTACAAACAAGTTAGTGATCCCACAAGGCTGCGCAGCATGACTGCCACACAATACAGTTAATGACATGATACTGTGTATACAGTCTGATATAATCTTGGTATAAAAAATGCTATACATAGCTGAAGCCTATTTCCTGGACACTCCTTAAGTAATAGCTCAGTAGCAGTTAGTGATGCAGAAATTACAAGTCATATTATACATTTTCATAAGCATTTCATTAGTATTTTAGGGGATTAGAGCTTTGGTTTACAAAGattgcaaatatattttcctaCCTCCTTCATAATAGTGTTGTGTAGAGTCATCAAATGACCTGTCATAGCTCTGCTCAGTATAGGATGACTGCTGATAGGCATAATCACCATGTCCTACAAGGAATTGCAAAGTTTTATCACGTACATTGTTAATATAACTATAGATACATTGTTGAATGATTTCTTATGAAGCTGCTTATGCACAAAGATGACACTAAGAGGAAATACAGACCCATTAGGTAGGAGGTCAAGTATGTGGCAAGGAAAGTCACACCTATGGATAAATCTCTCACATTTACTAATCCAAACTAGACTTTGTGCTCTTTTTGAAGCAGTTTGGATAGCAGGGTGCACTGATGCATATGTTTGCGTACCAGGCTCCCATCTTCTGGGATTAGAATTTTCTATCATTTAAATTGGAAATGCATCGTAATGGCTTTGCCATGTCCTTGGATGTGGCAGTCACGGTGGTGGTCTACACTTTATCAATATTACAGTGACTACAGCTCAGAGGAATTACCATCTGGATAGTATTGCTGATTCATAGGTTCTGATGAGCCTTGCCCATGACTGTACTGTTCACTGTAATATTCTTCCTGACCCATGTACTGCTGTGAGGAACCTGCAAGGCAAAGACAAGAGAGAGCAAACTGAGCCCACGCACTCCTAagggatgtttttttcttatctgatttattttaagaaaacagtgtttACATCTGGATAAGTAAACACACTATGTACATTGACAGCAGTTTCAAAGATGTTTTGCTcaccagaaaaaggaaataaatctgtattcTCAGAGACAGCTGTTGAAATTGAAATATGCAATGGACAGTAACATGTCCTAAAACCACTCACTTCCGTGACAATATCAAAAGTAATGACTACATTTCATCTACTAATCTGAGTTATTAGAAAACACAGGAATTTATTCCATGCTCAAGAACACTGTCAGAATtaagtatattttaattaatgtattaatttgTTTCCTAGCCAAATTCAGTTTATGTTAGAATCTGTCTAGCAGCTTTATTACCTCTTAGAACTTTTCCAGAGAGGTCTTAAGAGCATAGTAGTTATCCTctggtgttttcctttccttggcCTAATTTTTCGTACTAATCGGTGGCACACTATTATCTTATTTCTGGAAATGTGTTCCTTGTTAACTGCTCTGTGTTATGGCTGATCCGGTACCACTTGAAAGAATTGAAAATATTCCCAGTGGCTTGAGTGAGCTGTATATCAAATTGTTCATCTTTTCTTTAGAGATATATGACCCCTTTTAGACAGAATTACTTTCCtaaatatctgaaataattaaatagatAAATCTTGAAAACAGATTAAAGTTAATCTGATTGTCACGATACTTCCACCATTTGAGATGTCCTGTGTTACCGGATGGGATTCCCTGTTCATAAATGTGACTTGGAAATTTTGTTGGCTTACCTACCCCACAGGATGGACTGAATATCATCAATCTAATAATAGTAGTATGAATAACCTATTAATAGATTTTACCTTGCTGTGAAGCTCTGTAAGGGCCCATTGGCCGTTGCCCCATCATGCTGTTGCCTTGGTTGCTCTGACTCATCATGGCAATGGAGGACTGCCCCTGGTAATGCTGGCTCCCTCCTTGTGCTGAGTTGTAATGCGACGTCGCTGCTTGCTGGTGCATCATGGAGACTACAATGTACACgggaaatactgttttctaaaGGGATGAGACAGTTCTCTCCCTAGTCTCTTTGGAAGCAAGTTAAAACCAACTGACATGCACCCTGGTAATTCTGTGAATTCTCCACAGGGGGAGATGTTTTCCTACTGCATGTATTTAACTCTTCTGCACTGTAATCCAGAAAGGATGTTATTATATGGTCAGTTCTTGCCATTTGCTTCAGTCAGATATTTAAAAGTACATCTAGTAATCATTATCACGGTAGGATTAAAGAAAGAACTAAGAACTGATGCTTGTTCCTCTCTGGCTCCTGACTAATTCattgctgcatttctttcctAATCAATCCTTTCTTCTAATTCCACCTTATTATATACCTGATTATTAACTGACATTCTAGGATTTATTTGATCCCTAGATTTTGTATTGTTGGACAGAATTCTTAAGCATTGGACATCCCATTCAATACTCAgtagcaaatatttttacaaattaaGAGATTAATTCTGAGTTGTCTGCTAGTCTCTCTATGCCCTGCAAGCAGTGTGAAGTATcaataaaataaggaaaacgGGGTAGTAATGTACAAGCAGTACATGTGTAACACTCTTTGGCAGGCTCTTTCAGCTAGGATAAAGGTGCGTCTCAGATCCCTCCCACAGTTGTGGGATTTGCTGCTGGGGGCTATCAGATAGTGGTGCTGCACTTCTAGCTAACGCTCCTTTCCCCAACTCGTTGCTAACCATAGCAAGTCGGTGTAAGTTAAAGCAAGTCTGAAACCGTTCCGACTTACAGTAGTGCCTGA encodes the following:
- the SS18L1 gene encoding calcium-responsive transactivator, with the protein product MSVAFASARPRGKGEVTQQTIQKMLDENHHLIQCIMDYQSKGKTAECTQYQQILHRNLVYLATIADSNQNMQSLLPAPPTQNINLGPGGMTQSASNQSLHSQSNLSDAIGTGLPPSSLMQSQISNGPNHVSMQQSGQNTMPTTSLSMTVSSHGTGPGYSHTVPASQNVPMQGQGSIGNYVSRTNINMQSNPVSMMHQQAATSHYNSAQGGSQHYQGQSSIAMMSQSNQGNSMMGQRPMGPYRASQQGSSQQYMGQEEYYSEQYSHGQGSSEPMNQQYYPDGHGDYAYQQSSYTEQSYDRSFDDSTQHYYEGGNSQYSQQQAGYQQGAAQQQTYSQQQYPNQQSYPGQQQGYGPAQGASSQYSSYQQGQGQQYGSYRASQTGPSAQQQRPYGYEQGQYGNYQQ